The Deefgea tanakiae DNA segment CGATAGAGCAAGCGCATTTGGCGAATGTGGGCGGCGAAATGGCCTTGGTGCATAAAATCTGCGGTCACCGCTTGCGCGAGCTGCGGTGTGTGTCCGTCAAATGCCGCGCGCGCATTCACAAAGGGTTTCATTAAATCCGGTGGTAACACGACATAAGCAATCCGGAGTGATGGAAACAGCACTTTGCTGAACGTACCGACATAAATCACTCGACCATGCTGATCTAAACCTTGCAAGGCGGGGAGTGGGCGCTGATCGTAGCTAAATTCACTGTCGTAATCGTCTTCAATAATCCATGTATTGTGTTGGTTCGCTTGTTCGAGCAAAGCCATTCGGCGCGGCAAACTCATCGTTACGCCAAGCGGGTATTGGTGTGAAGGCGTTGTATAAATTAGCTTGGGGGCAGATAGGTCGCGTGAAATGTCGGTATTCATTCCCTCGTCATCGACTGGAACCGGAATCACTTTTGCGCCTGCGGAGAGCATTGCGTTGCGCGCACCCAAATATCCGGGCTCTTCTAACCAGACGGTATCATTTGGGTCGATGAGTAATTGCGCGATGAGTTGCAACGCTTGTTGCGAGCTGGTTAGCACTAAAATCTGCGCCGCATCACAGACCACGCCACGCGATTGCGCCAAATAGCCCGCAATCGCTTCACGTAATTCAGGCAGACCTTGTGAATCGCCATAACGCATCAAGCGTTCGCCATCTTTTTTCCAGCGCTGCTGCGTCATTTTTCCCCACAATTCGCGGGGGAACGCGGCGGGGTCGGGTTGGCCTGCGGTAAATGCCGCGAATGGCAGAGCCGCATCGCGGCAAGCGCCTGCTTCAA contains these protein-coding regions:
- the pdxR gene encoding MocR-like pyridoxine biosynthesis transcription factor PdxR; the encoded protein is MPALPILFAAESQPDLPLHEQLTRTLRRAILAGHLPLDSRLPATRVLAQDLQISRSTVELAFSRLEAEGYLRRQVGVGSFVAIAAQPKKPRPRKTAAGLSQRGQLIVEAGACRDAALPFAAFTAGQPDPAAFPRELWGKMTQQRWKKDGERLMRYGDSQGLPELREAIAGYLAQSRGVVCDAAQILVLTSSQQALQLIAQLLIDPNDTVWLEEPGYLGARNAMLSAGAKVIPVPVDDEGMNTDISRDLSAPKLIYTTPSHQYPLGVTMSLPRRMALLEQANQHNTWIIEDDYDSEFSYDQRPLPALQGLDQHGRVIYVGTFSKVLFPSLRIAYVVLPPDLMKPFVNARAAFDGHTPQLAQAVTADFMHQGHFAAHIRQMRLLYRSRRDLLLACLQPLSQLIQPVNVNGGLQFAVEIAQHKEATWTAAGLAKGLALRPLSQFYFDDVKKTGWLLGYASLSNTQISAAVNTLKECIR